In Zingiber officinale cultivar Zhangliang chromosome 6A, Zo_v1.1, whole genome shotgun sequence, a single genomic region encodes these proteins:
- the LOC121995722 gene encoding uncharacterized protein LOC121995722 isoform X3 — MGAFGQRSGSLNGEVKHPSATHAGIERSAMRFKKGNKVEVWNRREVLSGSWWSAEIISGNGHTYSVKYDGYPTNSCLAVDRVPRKAIRPCRPSEDLKELSIGDVVEVFDNNSWKLGEVLMIIDKKYCYMLLLDSLKELQVHKSYIRRQLSWEDNKWTVIHKDSGEKNDGKHSGSVRGGKSKCPMLQPPEKMKTKNNNFPMVLSKRMNKRKLDMVVPTNTCNGGRKKMAIMKDESWQRISESEAKVDNATSTGRLFGEKYINCYLNKRTGSSKIESGSIVPRSDENNYFWSSVNADADSTSSSVGSCSVDNSPCGSLQDHEEVCSHTDHAEASCSYVRDSSPSNKVNSQSEIHLLELSAYRSTLTAMYVSGPGQSWRLLSFASIGL; from the exons ATGGGGGCATTTGGCCAGCGCAGTGGCTCTTTGAATGGGGAGGTCAAACACCCATCAGCCACCCATGCAG GAATTGAAAGATCTGCAATGAGATTCAAGAAAGGGAATAAGGTGGAAGTTTGGAACAGGAGGGAGGTTCTTTCTGGCTCTTGGTGGAGTGCCGAAATCATATCTGGTAATGGGCATACATATTCTGTGAAGTATGATGGGTATCCAACAAATAGCTGTTTGGCAGTGGATAGAGTGCCAAGAAAAGCCATTAGACCATGCCGACCATCAGAGGACCTTAAAGAGTTGAGCATTGGCGATGTTGTGGAGGTCTTTGACAATAATTCCTGGAAGCTTGGTGAAGTTCTGAtgataattgataaaaaatattgtTATATGCTGCTCCTTGACTCCTTGAAGGAATTACAAGTTCACAAATCTTACATTAGGAGACAACTGTCCTGGGAAGACAACAAATGGACTGTGATTCATAAG GATTCTGGAGAAAAAAATGATGGAAAACATAGTGGCTCAGTTAGAGGTGGGAAGTCAAAATGCCCTATGCTCCAGCCACCTGAGAAGATGAAGACCAAAAACAACAATTTTCCAATGGTTCTGTCAAAAAGAATGAATAAAAGGAAACTTGATATGGTCGTTCCCACTAATACATGCAATGGAGGAAGAAAAAAGATGGCAATTATGAAAGATGAAAGTTGGCAAAGAATATCTGAGAGTGAAGCAAAGGTAGATAATGCTACTTCAACTGGAAGGTTGTTTGGTGAAAAATACATCAATTGTTACTTAAACAAAAGAACTGGTTCCTCCAAAATTGAATCAGGGAGCATTGTACCACGTTCagatgaaaataattatttttggagTTCTGTGAATGCTGATGCTGATAGTACTTCATCATCTGTTGGCAGTTGTAGTGTTGACAACAGTCCATGTGGATCACTACAGGACCATGAAGAAGTGTGTAGTCATACTGATCATGCTGAAGCTTCTTGCAGTTATGTAAGAGATTCATCTCCTTCTAACAAGGTTAACTCGCAATCAGAAATTCATCTGCTGGAGTTGAGCGCATATAGATCCACATTAACAGCAATGTATGTTTCTGGGCCA GGCCAAAGTTGGAGGCTTCTAAGCTTTGCTTCCATAGGCCTGTGA
- the LOC121995722 gene encoding uncharacterized protein LOC121995722 isoform X1 has product MGAFGQRSGSLNGEVKHPSATHAGIERSAMRFKKGNKVEVWNRREVLSGSWWSAEIISGNGHTYSVKYDGYPTNSCLAVDRVPRKAIRPCRPSEDLKELSIGDVVEVFDNNSWKLGEVLMIIDKKYCYMLLLDSLKELQVHKSYIRRQLSWEDNKWTVIHKDSGEKNDGKHSGSVRGGKSKCPMLQPPEKMKTKNNNFPMVLSKRMNKRKLDMVVPTNTCNGGRKKMAIMKDESWQRISESEAKVDNATSTGRLFGEKYINCYLNKRTGSSKIESGSIVPRSDENNYFWSSVNADADSTSSSVGSCSVDNSPCGSLQDHEEVCSHTDHAEASCSYVRDSSPSNKVNSQSEIHLLELSAYRSTLTAMYVSGPVSWEREAMLTNLRFMLNISNDEHSLELKELINSDMATYHCS; this is encoded by the exons ATGGGGGCATTTGGCCAGCGCAGTGGCTCTTTGAATGGGGAGGTCAAACACCCATCAGCCACCCATGCAG GAATTGAAAGATCTGCAATGAGATTCAAGAAAGGGAATAAGGTGGAAGTTTGGAACAGGAGGGAGGTTCTTTCTGGCTCTTGGTGGAGTGCCGAAATCATATCTGGTAATGGGCATACATATTCTGTGAAGTATGATGGGTATCCAACAAATAGCTGTTTGGCAGTGGATAGAGTGCCAAGAAAAGCCATTAGACCATGCCGACCATCAGAGGACCTTAAAGAGTTGAGCATTGGCGATGTTGTGGAGGTCTTTGACAATAATTCCTGGAAGCTTGGTGAAGTTCTGAtgataattgataaaaaatattgtTATATGCTGCTCCTTGACTCCTTGAAGGAATTACAAGTTCACAAATCTTACATTAGGAGACAACTGTCCTGGGAAGACAACAAATGGACTGTGATTCATAAG GATTCTGGAGAAAAAAATGATGGAAAACATAGTGGCTCAGTTAGAGGTGGGAAGTCAAAATGCCCTATGCTCCAGCCACCTGAGAAGATGAAGACCAAAAACAACAATTTTCCAATGGTTCTGTCAAAAAGAATGAATAAAAGGAAACTTGATATGGTCGTTCCCACTAATACATGCAATGGAGGAAGAAAAAAGATGGCAATTATGAAAGATGAAAGTTGGCAAAGAATATCTGAGAGTGAAGCAAAGGTAGATAATGCTACTTCAACTGGAAGGTTGTTTGGTGAAAAATACATCAATTGTTACTTAAACAAAAGAACTGGTTCCTCCAAAATTGAATCAGGGAGCATTGTACCACGTTCagatgaaaataattatttttggagTTCTGTGAATGCTGATGCTGATAGTACTTCATCATCTGTTGGCAGTTGTAGTGTTGACAACAGTCCATGTGGATCACTACAGGACCATGAAGAAGTGTGTAGTCATACTGATCATGCTGAAGCTTCTTGCAGTTATGTAAGAGATTCATCTCCTTCTAACAAGGTTAACTCGCAATCAGAAATTCATCTGCTGGAGTTGAGCGCATATAGATCCACATTAACAGCAATGTATGTTTCTGGGCCAGTAAGTTGGGAACGAGAAGCAATGTTGACAAACCTTCGCTTTATGTTAAACATATCAAATGATGAACACTCATTGGAGCTAAAGGAATTGATTAATTCTGATATGGCTACATATCATTGTAGTTGA
- the LOC121995722 gene encoding uncharacterized protein LOC121995722 isoform X2 translates to MLKGIERSAMRFKKGNKVEVWNRREVLSGSWWSAEIISGNGHTYSVKYDGYPTNSCLAVDRVPRKAIRPCRPSEDLKELSIGDVVEVFDNNSWKLGEVLMIIDKKYCYMLLLDSLKELQVHKSYIRRQLSWEDNKWTVIHKDSGEKNDGKHSGSVRGGKSKCPMLQPPEKMKTKNNNFPMVLSKRMNKRKLDMVVPTNTCNGGRKKMAIMKDESWQRISESEAKVDNATSTGRLFGEKYINCYLNKRTGSSKIESGSIVPRSDENNYFWSSVNADADSTSSSVGSCSVDNSPCGSLQDHEEVCSHTDHAEASCSYVRDSSPSNKVNSQSEIHLLELSAYRSTLTAMYVSGPVSWEREAMLTNLRFMLNISNDEHSLELKELINSDMATYHCS, encoded by the exons ATGTTGAAAG GAATTGAAAGATCTGCAATGAGATTCAAGAAAGGGAATAAGGTGGAAGTTTGGAACAGGAGGGAGGTTCTTTCTGGCTCTTGGTGGAGTGCCGAAATCATATCTGGTAATGGGCATACATATTCTGTGAAGTATGATGGGTATCCAACAAATAGCTGTTTGGCAGTGGATAGAGTGCCAAGAAAAGCCATTAGACCATGCCGACCATCAGAGGACCTTAAAGAGTTGAGCATTGGCGATGTTGTGGAGGTCTTTGACAATAATTCCTGGAAGCTTGGTGAAGTTCTGAtgataattgataaaaaatattgtTATATGCTGCTCCTTGACTCCTTGAAGGAATTACAAGTTCACAAATCTTACATTAGGAGACAACTGTCCTGGGAAGACAACAAATGGACTGTGATTCATAAG GATTCTGGAGAAAAAAATGATGGAAAACATAGTGGCTCAGTTAGAGGTGGGAAGTCAAAATGCCCTATGCTCCAGCCACCTGAGAAGATGAAGACCAAAAACAACAATTTTCCAATGGTTCTGTCAAAAAGAATGAATAAAAGGAAACTTGATATGGTCGTTCCCACTAATACATGCAATGGAGGAAGAAAAAAGATGGCAATTATGAAAGATGAAAGTTGGCAAAGAATATCTGAGAGTGAAGCAAAGGTAGATAATGCTACTTCAACTGGAAGGTTGTTTGGTGAAAAATACATCAATTGTTACTTAAACAAAAGAACTGGTTCCTCCAAAATTGAATCAGGGAGCATTGTACCACGTTCagatgaaaataattatttttggagTTCTGTGAATGCTGATGCTGATAGTACTTCATCATCTGTTGGCAGTTGTAGTGTTGACAACAGTCCATGTGGATCACTACAGGACCATGAAGAAGTGTGTAGTCATACTGATCATGCTGAAGCTTCTTGCAGTTATGTAAGAGATTCATCTCCTTCTAACAAGGTTAACTCGCAATCAGAAATTCATCTGCTGGAGTTGAGCGCATATAGATCCACATTAACAGCAATGTATGTTTCTGGGCCAGTAAGTTGGGAACGAGAAGCAATGTTGACAAACCTTCGCTTTATGTTAAACATATCAAATGATGAACACTCATTGGAGCTAAAGGAATTGATTAATTCTGATATGGCTACATATCATTGTAGTTGA
- the LOC121993698 gene encoding uncharacterized protein LOC121993698: protein MASGLALPSIRPAVACASSLDGRGGRRSVPAARASGSNWWSPLFGWSPEPDYIDAPSAEAPEDDGVEKKGRPAARRFSAFTEEKARELRIRMMESEAFHDAMYHSAIASRLASDVPRRRSANNL from the coding sequence ATGGCGTCAGGTTTAGCTCTCCCCTCGATCCGGCCGGCGGTGGCCTGCGCGAGCTCCCTCGACGGCCGCGGCGGGCGGAGGAGCGTCCCCGCTGCTCGAGCTAGCGGGAGCAACTGGTGGTCCCCCCTGTTCGGGTGGTCGCCGGAGCCCGACTACATCGACGCCCCCAGCGCGGAGGCCCCTGAGGACGACGGGGTGGAGAAGAAGGGGCGGCCGGCGGCGAGGAGGTTCTCGGCGTTCACGGAGGAGAAGGCGAGGGAGCTGCGGATCCGGATGATGGAGTCGGAGGCCTTCCACGACGCCATGTATCACTCCGCCATCGCCTCCCGCCTCGCCTCCGACGTTCCCCGCCGACGATCCGCCAACAATCTGTGA